Proteins encoded by one window of Companilactobacillus ginsenosidimutans:
- a CDS encoding amidohydrolase: MTLETDLMSKLNDSSVEIINLRRYLHQHPETSFHEKRTSEYIKNYYHDLGIETKNFGSGYGFVVDIDSGNPGKTIGLRADFDALSIQEKNDLPFKSQNAVVMHACGHDGHTAYMMVLAKTLYQIKHKLHGKIRIIHQPAEEVSPGGAQSMIDAGVLDGLDHVIGAHVMSSMPTGSIGYHRAETQTGRANFTIKFIGKGGHASMPHLSKDAIVAGSYFVTALQTVVSRNIDPFDTASVTIGSFDGTGSFNAIKESVELKGDVRIMKESTRRIIRQRIEKIANGICDMFDVKYEIDYDDNYPVLFNDPDLTNQVIKSVENANIPEINKIFDCGPQDPSEDFAYFAQNRPSCFFYIGCQTADGANHPHHSPDFLMNEDCLIIAAKAMGAAVLSYLN; the protein is encoded by the coding sequence GTGACCTTAGAAACTGATTTAATGTCAAAACTAAATGATTCTTCAGTTGAAATCATTAATTTACGTAGGTACTTGCATCAGCATCCAGAGACTTCATTTCACGAGAAAAGAACATCTGAATATATTAAAAACTACTATCATGATTTGGGCATTGAAACTAAGAATTTTGGCTCTGGATATGGGTTCGTAGTGGATATTGACTCTGGAAATCCTGGTAAAACAATTGGTCTGCGTGCTGACTTTGACGCACTGTCTATTCAAGAGAAAAACGATTTGCCATTCAAATCGCAAAATGCTGTTGTCATGCATGCCTGCGGACATGATGGTCACACTGCATATATGATGGTTTTAGCAAAAACTTTGTATCAAATAAAACATAAGCTTCATGGAAAAATTAGAATTATTCACCAACCAGCTGAAGAAGTTTCTCCAGGTGGTGCTCAATCTATGATCGATGCCGGCGTATTAGATGGACTTGATCATGTAATCGGAGCTCATGTGATGTCTTCAATGCCCACGGGATCAATTGGTTATCATCGTGCTGAAACACAGACTGGTCGCGCTAATTTCACCATCAAATTCATTGGCAAAGGTGGACACGCGTCAATGCCACATTTATCAAAAGATGCAATTGTCGCTGGAAGTTATTTTGTGACAGCATTACAAACTGTAGTATCTAGGAATATCGATCCTTTTGATACTGCCAGTGTCACTATTGGTTCGTTTGATGGTACAGGTTCATTTAATGCAATCAAAGAAAGTGTTGAGCTCAAAGGCGATGTTCGAATTATGAAGGAGTCCACACGAAGAATAATCCGTCAGCGTATCGAAAAAATTGCTAATGGCATTTGTGACATGTTCGATGTTAAATATGAGATAGATTACGATGACAATTATCCAGTACTTTTTAATGATCCAGATTTAACAAATCAAGTAATTAAAAGCGTTGAGAATGCTAATATACCCGAAATTAATAAGATATTTGATTGTGGGCCACAAGATCCCTCTGAAGATTTCGCATATTTTGCACAAAATCGGCCTAGTTGTTTCTTTTATATTGGTTGCCAAACTGCTGATGGAGCAAATCATCCACACCACAGTCCTGATTTTTTGATGAATGAGGATTGTTTGATTATTGCTGCTAAAGCTATGGGAGCAGCAGTATTATCCTATTTGAATTGA
- the istA gene encoding IS21 family transposase: MRNDIRERMEFYVNENIKPNFTALGRTYNADYRTIKKAYLEASNPPNKMVKKRKSKLDPYTAIIDDKLELGCSAMAIFKFIQTQGYPGKYTLVKDYCHDFKRKRSKKATIRVTHSPALSAQVDWKENMVLYDKFGKPHKFNIFLYVLPFSKMKFMTLTFERNQDTLFECLNEAFKYTGGIPKEIWFDNMKIVVDHSKSQYHKTIFNSRFLAFTKDAGFKPIACRPFRPQTKGCVEALARTTERLRAFNYEFETDDDVIKLVDETMNSLNNDISQATDIKPIDLWNDKEKEYLHKLPSDLLNPYFEDDITRIVSSESMVQFRKCKYSVSTQYIGKTVEVRLSDNGDQLQIYYNGALIKSHLITSNKFNYTQEDTIEILQSDLKKNKSEDEIRNYIENNLVQYDAIEFGGNNNAR; the protein is encoded by the coding sequence ATGAGAAATGATATTCGCGAAAGGATGGAGTTCTACGTGAATGAAAATATTAAACCTAACTTCACTGCTTTAGGCCGTACTTACAATGCCGATTATCGAACAATAAAAAAAGCTTACCTCGAGGCTTCTAATCCACCAAACAAAATGGTAAAGAAGCGAAAAAGTAAGTTAGATCCATACACTGCAATAATTGATGACAAATTAGAACTTGGATGTAGTGCGATGGCAATCTTCAAATTTATACAAACTCAAGGTTATCCCGGTAAATACACTTTGGTTAAGGATTATTGTCATGACTTCAAAAGGAAGAGATCAAAGAAAGCCACGATTCGTGTGACACATTCCCCTGCATTATCCGCTCAGGTTGATTGGAAAGAAAATATGGTTCTCTATGATAAATTTGGAAAGCCACACAAGTTTAATATCTTTCTATATGTTCTTCCCTTCTCAAAGATGAAATTCATGACGCTCACTTTTGAACGTAATCAGGATACTTTGTTCGAATGTCTTAATGAAGCTTTTAAATACACTGGAGGCATTCCAAAAGAAATATGGTTCGACAATATGAAGATTGTTGTGGACCATTCTAAGAGTCAGTATCATAAAACCATCTTCAATTCTAGATTTCTTGCTTTTACCAAAGACGCAGGCTTCAAGCCAATTGCTTGTCGACCATTCAGACCTCAAACTAAAGGATGTGTCGAGGCACTAGCTAGAACAACTGAGAGATTACGTGCTTTTAATTATGAGTTTGAAACTGATGATGACGTTATCAAGTTAGTTGATGAAACTATGAATAGTTTGAACAATGACATCTCACAAGCGACAGATATTAAACCGATAGATCTATGGAATGACAAAGAAAAAGAATACTTACATAAACTACCATCAGACCTACTTAATCCATACTTCGAAGACGATATTACCCGTATCGTATCTTCTGAATCAATGGTCCAATTTCGTAAATGTAAGTATTCCGTTAGCACCCAATATATCGGTAAGACAGTCGAAGTTCGCTTATCCGATAATGGGGATCAATTACAAATATATTATAACGGAGCATTAATAAAATCGCACTTGATAACCTCAAACAAATTCAACTATACACAAGAAGATACAATTGAGATTCTTCAATCTGACCTTAAGAAAAACAAATCTGAAGATGAGATAAGAAACTACATCGAGAATAACTTGGTTCAATATGATGCAATTGAATTTGGAGGTAACAACAATGCGCGATAA
- a CDS encoding HAD family hydrolase — translation MGKYKIAFFDVDGTLATNTGADELSILERVPESTKFAIDQLKSSGIRPVIATGRNHGMIKDLIDALGIDNVVANNGRFVLYNGKVIAHEYFSDQQVNDIVDYLLTNNIEFCYETANVLYKNDSSRFHSDSSMEIRNIPDGEIPQQVIQMIFRADDSDTEIDLNVPGIKAVKVGPTVYDVTADKSNKAVGIEKYLNIANVESSQVIAFGDEENDIEMFEKVGYSVAMGNANPKVKQVADFVTTNVDNNGILNAIQKLELVSE, via the coding sequence GTTGATGGGACGTTAGCCACCAATACTGGTGCTGATGAATTGTCAATTTTGGAGCGAGTACCTGAGAGTACAAAATTTGCCATTGATCAATTAAAATCTTCTGGGATCCGTCCTGTCATTGCTACCGGAAGAAATCATGGGATGATTAAGGATCTTATTGATGCACTTGGGATTGATAATGTGGTTGCCAACAACGGTCGTTTTGTACTTTACAACGGGAAAGTAATAGCACACGAATATTTTAGTGATCAGCAAGTTAATGATATTGTGGATTATTTGTTGACGAATAACATTGAATTTTGTTATGAAACGGCCAACGTACTGTATAAAAATGATAGTTCTCGCTTTCATTCTGATAGCTCTATGGAAATCCGCAATATACCGGATGGTGAGATTCCTCAACAAGTTATTCAGATGATATTTAGAGCGGATGATTCAGATACTGAAATAGATCTTAATGTTCCTGGTATAAAAGCAGTTAAAGTTGGACCGACAGTTTATGATGTTACTGCTGATAAATCTAACAAAGCAGTTGGAATTGAAAAATATTTGAATATTGCAAATGTTGAATCTTCTCAGGTGATAGCTTTTGGTGATGAAGAAAACGACATCGAAATGTTTGAAAAAGTTGGCTATTCCGTAGCAATGGGAAATGCAAATCCTAAGGTTAAGCAAGTTGCAGATTTTGTAACGACTAACGTTGATAACAATGGAATCTTAAATGCTATACAGAAGTTAGAGTTAGTTTCTGAGTAA
- a CDS encoding acyltransferase has translation MKNSPSQKTDVGDFMKIIACTAVILQSVLSFAMTKHPSINNQIAIGIIYNFIKFTAPVFIFGILYSTIRTTPYSSAADYPNYAKKQYSALIVPTFWWTLIYLIFLPMVQQVNHYTDWKSFLWQFINGNAAPHLWYNTMMLQFILLMPIFWYISNLSKRSGKLAFTLLVISLVIYIIWIEFYYHNVFIDQMKHQWYLLDRVFLSFFIYGLLGVLFVNYRWNIKLLLHKYRWILIIAALLSVILINYELFQFGTPIHLSNAPYYKLSMVAYDTCIILLIATLAFHLIKADNKILPKIHFLSVYAYRAYLSNVFWLVIVWKTLNFQTSNVNLWIIIIVTYLTTSLLSFTSALLLSNFWSTCKKLLRN, from the coding sequence ATGAAAAATAGTCCATCACAAAAAACAGATGTAGGTGACTTTATGAAGATAATCGCCTGTACTGCAGTTATTCTGCAATCAGTTTTGTCATTTGCTATGACTAAACATCCCTCAATCAATAATCAAATTGCAATCGGCATTATCTATAATTTCATTAAATTCACAGCACCAGTTTTTATCTTTGGAATCTTGTATTCAACAATCAGAACCACCCCATATTCATCAGCAGCTGACTATCCAAATTACGCAAAAAAACAATACTCAGCCTTAATTGTTCCCACTTTTTGGTGGACCTTAATATATCTAATTTTTCTTCCAATGGTTCAACAGGTCAATCACTACACCGACTGGAAATCATTTTTGTGGCAATTCATAAATGGCAATGCCGCACCTCACCTGTGGTATAACACCATGATGTTACAGTTTATTTTACTAATGCCAATCTTTTGGTATATCTCTAATTTAAGCAAACGTTCGGGAAAATTAGCATTTACACTATTAGTAATTTCACTTGTTATTTATATAATCTGGATCGAGTTTTATTATCACAATGTTTTTATCGACCAAATGAAACACCAATGGTATTTGCTTGATCGGGTATTTTTAAGCTTCTTTATTTATGGATTATTGGGAGTGTTATTCGTAAATTACCGCTGGAACATCAAACTTTTATTACATAAATACCGGTGGATACTAATTATAGCTGCATTGCTATCCGTCATACTTATTAACTACGAACTATTCCAATTTGGCACCCCAATACACTTATCGAACGCACCATATTACAAATTATCCATGGTCGCATATGATACTTGTATAATTCTCTTGATTGCTACGTTAGCATTCCACTTAATAAAGGCAGACAATAAGATATTACCGAAAATTCATTTTTTAAGTGTCTATGCATATCGAGCATATTTATCCAATGTCTTTTGGCTCGTAATAGTCTGGAAAACTTTAAACTTTCAAACATCTAACGTAAACTTATGGATAATAATTATTGTAACGTACTTAACAACTTCCTTATTATCCTTCACTTCAGCTCTGCTTCTTAGCAACTTTTGGTCTACCTGTAAAAAGTTACTCAGAAACTAA
- the recQ gene encoding DNA helicase RecQ: MLSSPNEILKDTFGYDDFRPGQLQIIQDVLQGKRTLGIMPTGGGKSICYQIPALMFSGVTLVVSPLISLMKDQVDSLNEMNIPATFINSTLNYSEANERMRYIESGAVKLLYVAPERIENPDFYNWLTHLPIDLIAVDEAHVLSSWGHDFRPSYLNVVQPLNELPGNPPVLALTATATNRVQEDITSILDIDDANVIKTGFERTNLALKIERGVNKPRYVLEYVQSHQDQSGIIYAGKRKDVEKIYDHLKEKGIKVGKYHAGLSDDMRHEMQEAFLFDEIDVMVATNAFGMGINTTNVRYVIHYSIPGTIESYYQEVGRAGRDGLAAEAILLYSPGDLQLHRFFIEQSDADDEYKQSLMEKLREMNQYAKTELCLMNYILKYFGETKTEPCGHCSNCLDERPAHDVTGDTQKALSCVVRMNQKYGKKTVSRVLAGKPDVANDWRNFGELSTFGLMHNETLKFIEEFIDFLTANDYLRTSDGPYPVLQLTEKGVLVLKSKLSVERRETRITQASRSIVDDGNFDTKLFEKLRKLRLSLAHAADVPPFVIFSDKTLRDMCKVMPKTSQEFLSVSGVGHAKLERYGDKFIHEIKEYQTE, translated from the coding sequence ATGCTTAGTAGTCCTAACGAAATTTTAAAAGATACATTTGGATACGACGACTTTCGTCCTGGCCAATTGCAAATTATTCAAGACGTTCTTCAAGGAAAAAGAACTCTTGGAATTATGCCGACTGGCGGTGGCAAATCCATTTGTTACCAAATACCAGCATTAATGTTTTCTGGTGTGACATTAGTCGTTTCACCATTGATTTCATTGATGAAAGATCAAGTCGATAGTTTAAATGAAATGAATATTCCTGCAACATTTATCAATAGTACACTTAATTATTCTGAAGCAAATGAACGGATGAGATATATTGAGTCCGGTGCCGTTAAACTTCTATACGTGGCTCCAGAGCGAATTGAGAACCCTGATTTTTATAATTGGTTAACGCATTTGCCAATTGATTTAATTGCTGTTGATGAAGCTCATGTGTTGTCATCTTGGGGTCACGATTTTAGACCTAGTTATTTGAATGTTGTCCAACCATTAAATGAACTGCCAGGCAACCCACCTGTTTTGGCCTTAACTGCCACTGCTACTAATCGTGTACAGGAAGATATCACGAGCATTTTGGATATTGACGATGCGAATGTTATTAAAACTGGATTTGAGAGAACAAATTTAGCTTTGAAAATTGAACGTGGTGTCAATAAACCAAGATATGTCTTGGAATACGTTCAATCGCATCAAGATCAATCAGGGATTATCTATGCTGGAAAACGTAAAGACGTTGAAAAAATTTACGATCACCTAAAAGAGAAAGGCATCAAAGTTGGAAAGTACCACGCCGGCTTGAGTGATGATATGCGTCATGAAATGCAAGAAGCCTTTCTTTTCGATGAAATCGATGTCATGGTTGCAACAAATGCTTTTGGAATGGGAATAAATACGACTAACGTTAGATATGTTATTCATTATTCAATTCCGGGTACTATTGAAAGTTATTATCAAGAAGTAGGTAGGGCAGGGCGTGATGGATTGGCTGCCGAAGCCATTTTGCTGTATTCACCAGGTGATTTACAGTTACACCGTTTCTTTATTGAACAATCAGATGCAGACGATGAGTATAAACAAAGTCTGATGGAAAAACTCAGAGAAATGAACCAGTATGCTAAGACTGAGCTTTGTTTAATGAACTATATTTTAAAGTATTTTGGTGAAACAAAAACTGAGCCTTGTGGGCATTGTTCTAATTGTCTTGACGAGAGACCAGCACATGATGTTACTGGCGATACACAAAAAGCTTTAAGTTGTGTTGTTAGAATGAATCAAAAGTATGGTAAGAAAACTGTCTCACGTGTGCTTGCTGGAAAGCCTGATGTGGCTAACGACTGGCGCAACTTTGGTGAATTAAGTACATTTGGTTTAATGCATAATGAAACTTTGAAATTTATTGAAGAATTTATTGATTTTCTAACTGCTAATGATTATTTGCGTACATCCGATGGGCCTTATCCGGTTCTTCAATTAACTGAAAAGGGAGTATTGGTTTTAAAGAGTAAGTTGTCAGTTGAAAGACGTGAGACAAGAATTACTCAAGCAAGCAGATCGATCGTTGACGATGGTAATTTTGATACAAAGTTGTTCGAAAAGCTTCGTAAACTAAGACTTTCGTTGGCACATGCTGCAGATGTACCGCCATTTGTAATTTTTTCTGATAAAACTTTACGTGATATGTGTAAGGTTATGCCCAAAACAAGTCAAGAATTTTTGAGTGTATCAGGTGTTGGACATGCAAAATTGGAAAGATACGGCGATAAATTTATTCACGAAATTAAAGAATATCAAACTGAATAG
- a CDS encoding CAP domain-containing protein — protein sequence MKINKKNIAVLFSTALLMATSLGNAATSFADTTTADTNVQTTDTTANNDSANIQTKSTDSATTPNVQANSQVDVAAIKAAMLNAINDLRAQNGLNSLTSVEVLNNYAQQRSDSFNSNGTGIDKHVGWNSALMAPYNHNAEENIGQIPITMVPNDSVGVANAITQEFYIEKNDRLPDYGHRKNMLNPYVGYIGFGITFGENGMLYFSQEIGNDSEYAARSTYEEKNNYYYTTKNDYSNVSKNEVLDSTRRSADYTQNGNKYIFGDIRGGVSTRDTYVHMYDRDGNIYNNLRLAPNTDWSSDIVSIINGIYFLHVSTNGFVKAVDVLPWATFLAGITVTTNTDAPIYDDFGIPSGRYAPAGTTWVTDRRSIDFGNNTKYCRIGTNAWLSSDDINTIKG from the coding sequence ATGAAAATTAACAAGAAAAATATTGCGGTATTATTTTCAACTGCTCTATTAATGGCAACTTCGCTTGGCAACGCTGCAACGAGTTTTGCCGATACAACTACTGCAGATACAAATGTACAAACAACGGATACTACTGCAAATAACGATTCAGCAAACATTCAGACAAAATCAACTGATTCTGCCACAACACCAAATGTTCAAGCAAATTCACAAGTTGACGTTGCTGCAATTAAGGCCGCAATGTTAAATGCAATCAATGACTTGCGTGCACAAAATGGTTTAAATTCTTTGACTAGTGTTGAAGTACTGAACAATTATGCACAACAACGAAGTGATTCCTTTAACAGTAACGGTACAGGTATTGACAAACATGTTGGCTGGAATTCAGCACTAATGGCACCATATAACCATAATGCTGAAGAAAACATAGGTCAGATTCCAATAACAATGGTGCCAAACGATTCCGTTGGAGTTGCTAATGCTATTACACAAGAATTTTATATTGAAAAGAACGATAGACTACCTGATTACGGCCACAGGAAAAATATGTTAAATCCGTATGTTGGATATATCGGATTTGGGATTACTTTTGGTGAAAATGGAATGTTATATTTCAGCCAAGAAATAGGTAATGACAGTGAATATGCTGCTAGAAGTACATATGAAGAAAAAAATAATTATTATTACACGACTAAAAATGATTATTCTAATGTGTCAAAAAATGAAGTGCTTGATTCAACTCGCCGATCAGCCGATTATACTCAAAATGGGAATAAGTATATTTTTGGTGATATACGTGGTGGTGTAAGCACAAGGGATACTTACGTACACATGTATGACCGAGATGGGAATATCTATAATAATTTGAGACTAGCTCCAAATACAGATTGGTCATCAGATATTGTCTCAATTATCAACGGAATTTATTTTCTTCATGTATCTACAAATGGATTTGTAAAGGCCGTCGATGTTTTACCTTGGGCAACTTTCTTAGCTGGAATTACCGTGACGACAAATACTGACGCCCCCATATATGACGATTTTGGAATACCAAGTGGCAGATACGCACCAGCTGGGACCACTTGGGTTACTGACAGAAGGTCAATAGATTTTGGTAACAATACAAAATATTGCCGTATTGGCACTAACGCTTGGCTATCATCAGATGACATCAATACTATAAAAGGTTAA
- the istB gene encoding IS21-like element helper ATPase IstB, whose protein sequence is MRDNYHELMNNLQELGLNNMCNYLPEYLDETGHKTVPLTESLLKLTDEEIHANERKHIDSIIKKARFPVKKSIEEFDFGFQTSINEVQIREFQNMGFMERHDNLIFLGSPGVGKTHLATAIGVSACRQDIRTLFINCNDLLLKLKKAYDKGTLDRQIRRYSNYELLIIDELGYLPIEKQEANLLFQLINNRYERHSTIITSNASLSSWGDILQDTVTASAILDRLVHHAQIIKITGKSYRLRNNDLIKK, encoded by the coding sequence ATGCGCGATAACTACCATGAATTAATGAATAATCTACAAGAACTTGGTTTGAACAATATGTGTAACTACCTGCCAGAGTACCTCGATGAAACTGGCCATAAAACTGTACCACTAACAGAATCACTATTGAAGCTAACTGACGAAGAGATACATGCCAATGAAAGAAAGCATATCGATTCGATTATCAAGAAAGCACGTTTTCCCGTCAAAAAGTCCATTGAAGAATTTGATTTTGGATTTCAAACAAGCATCAATGAAGTTCAAATTAGAGAGTTTCAAAATATGGGCTTCATGGAGCGACATGATAATTTGATATTTCTCGGTTCTCCGGGTGTTGGGAAAACTCATCTAGCAACTGCCATTGGGGTATCTGCATGTAGACAGGATATAAGAACTTTATTCATCAATTGTAATGACCTCTTGTTGAAACTAAAAAAAGCCTATGACAAGGGAACCTTGGATAGACAAATAAGAAGATATTCAAATTATGAGCTTTTAATAATTGATGAACTTGGTTACTTACCAATTGAAAAGCAAGAAGCCAATTTACTCTTTCAGCTCATCAACAATAGATATGAACGACATTCTACAATTATTACTAGCAATGCCAGCTTGTCTAGTTGGGGGGATATTCTCCAAGATACAGTAACTGCTTCGGCAATTCTTGATAGATTAGTGCATCATGCACAAATCATCAAGATTACAGGTAAATCATATCGTCTTAGAAACAACGATTTAATCAAGAAATAA
- a CDS encoding metallophosphoesterase family protein, with amino-acid sequence MDHRIGILSDIHGNVTALKTVLKQLQTENITEYWFLGDLMTPGPGVNEIFDMLNSLNTTVFIRGNWDDLVIKILSDDEQYLDFDNDGYVHVARMVEYLSETITAANFKQLRDAPTFKKFSINGLNIQVSHNLTLKNFGHELLPYEIQGNFDELVEDSKIDLAFYGHTHHQLMRTTSDDQMIINPGSIGDPYTDWKKFSNDFRAEYAVLDIDSSGYSNVSFKRAAYDVNAELELAKSMKLPYIEQYDKLLHTGQASTHDIDSLKKYNDQYGYKKDVREYFKRIRKKHF; translated from the coding sequence ATGGATCACAGAATTGGAATTTTGTCAGACATACATGGTAATGTAACAGCACTTAAAACAGTTCTCAAACAGTTGCAAACTGAAAACATTACCGAATACTGGTTTCTGGGCGATCTAATGACTCCTGGACCAGGCGTTAATGAGATTTTTGATATGCTCAACTCACTCAATACGACTGTATTTATTCGTGGGAATTGGGACGATCTAGTCATCAAAATTCTTTCTGATGATGAACAGTACCTAGATTTTGATAATGATGGCTATGTTCACGTTGCGCGCATGGTTGAATATTTATCAGAAACCATCACAGCAGCAAACTTTAAACAACTTAGAGATGCTCCAACTTTTAAAAAGTTTTCCATCAATGGACTTAATATTCAAGTGTCACATAACTTAACACTCAAGAATTTTGGGCATGAATTACTTCCTTATGAGATTCAAGGCAATTTTGATGAACTTGTCGAAGATTCTAAGATCGATTTAGCATTCTATGGACATACACATCATCAACTAATGCGTACAACGTCTGACGATCAGATGATTATTAATCCCGGTTCAATTGGAGATCCGTATACTGACTGGAAAAAGTTTAGCAATGACTTTCGTGCAGAATACGCCGTGTTGGACATTGATTCGTCTGGATACTCGAACGTGTCCTTTAAACGCGCGGCATACGACGTCAATGCAGAGCTTGAATTGGCAAAGTCAATGAAGTTACCATACATTGAACAATACGACAAATTATTGCATACAGGACAAGCAAGTACACATGATATTGATTCATTGAAAAAATATAATGATCAATACGGTTATAAGAAAGATGTACGTGAATATTTTAAACGAATTAGGAAAAAACATTTTTAA
- a CDS encoding DUF2207 domain-containing protein: MKKIFTVIIFTIFPLILTSQVTQQQVNAGSKYSITDYDTSIKVKKDGSADIVQKVTYKFTGKFHVIQYSQQMNGHADASLPRVQLFEDGNEIPLKYGNGNNSYQTFGLSGVTTDESPDQINATIRHESSDAKVTAVYKYNIVDLVTNYNDIAEINWKVISSDWDSSMKHVHIKYQLPESNISNLHSWVKVQQGFKNRVNAKSGVVDININNYSNHQSLSSRLIFPTSVTPNNQNITRKNMKSKILASETQIERKQKVLDVSYFVIIGIFALIIILLFVIIHKRINTNKYQDKYKINNLDDWFDIPEVSPSMAKIILTQNETADLPSFIGELLVQVNKNNIKISKIDNTYEIELMHIPEDDFFTFLVTKIGANNKVTTQQISDYQGVDLYYEFQKWKNRAAQGRARYIDVKNTNAKSGLANVASLSSIFAAIVLIATPFLFGKFIWISTAFAALAIVVPWIIYYIGKHKITSYTPLGEQTAAKLIAFKKMLGQIDDLGTAKVGDLVLWEKILPYAVAFEVSQNVLQQLRVDFGDSISDDSNLALYYALGAGTQVGFLGSLAGAMYPGDNAGFGNIDGLGNLGDGGFGGNGGGSSGGAY, translated from the coding sequence ATGAAAAAAATATTTACCGTAATTATATTTACAATATTTCCATTGATATTAACTTCGCAAGTTACACAGCAACAGGTTAATGCTGGTTCCAAATATTCTATTACTGATTACGACACTTCCATTAAAGTAAAAAAAGATGGTTCAGCAGATATTGTCCAAAAAGTTACATACAAATTCACTGGAAAATTTCATGTCATCCAATATTCACAACAGATGAATGGACATGCTGATGCATCATTGCCTAGAGTCCAGCTATTTGAGGACGGGAACGAGATTCCGCTCAAATATGGAAATGGAAATAATAGTTATCAAACTTTTGGATTGTCCGGAGTGACTACAGATGAGTCACCAGACCAAATAAATGCGACTATTCGGCATGAATCATCTGATGCTAAAGTAACTGCAGTTTATAAATATAACATTGTTGATTTGGTAACTAATTACAACGATATTGCTGAAATTAATTGGAAGGTCATTAGTAGTGATTGGGATTCGTCAATGAAACATGTTCACATTAAATATCAGTTACCTGAAAGTAATATTTCCAATTTACACTCTTGGGTTAAAGTGCAACAAGGTTTTAAAAACAGAGTTAACGCAAAGTCTGGAGTTGTAGACATTAACATTAATAACTACAGTAATCACCAGTCCTTATCCAGTAGATTAATATTCCCAACTTCAGTCACACCAAATAATCAAAATATTACCCGTAAAAATATGAAATCTAAAATTTTAGCAAGTGAGACACAAATAGAAAGAAAGCAGAAAGTTCTAGATGTTTCCTATTTTGTCATCATTGGAATTTTTGCTCTAATTATAATTTTATTATTTGTGATAATTCATAAACGTATTAACACCAATAAATATCAAGACAAATATAAAATTAACAATTTGGACGATTGGTTTGATATTCCCGAAGTATCTCCTAGTATGGCAAAAATCATTCTAACTCAAAATGAAACTGCCGATTTACCCAGTTTCATCGGAGAATTATTAGTACAGGTTAATAAGAATAATATCAAGATATCTAAAATTGATAATACTTATGAGATTGAATTAATGCACATTCCGGAAGATGATTTTTTCACTTTTTTGGTGACAAAAATTGGCGCAAATAACAAAGTAACTACCCAACAAATCTCCGATTATCAAGGTGTAGATCTCTACTACGAATTCCAAAAATGGAAAAATAGGGCTGCACAGGGTAGGGCAAGATATATTGATGTTAAGAATACTAATGCAAAAAGTGGTTTGGCTAACGTTGCGTCCCTATCAAGTATCTTTGCAGCAATTGTATTAATTGCGACTCCATTCTTATTCGGAAAATTCATCTGGATCTCAACAGCTTTTGCTGCTTTAGCAATCGTTGTTCCATGGATCATTTATTATATTGGTAAACATAAAATCACTTCTTACACTCCTCTTGGTGAGCAAACAGCGGCCAAGTTAATTGCTTTTAAGAAGATGCTAGGACAAATTGATGATCTTGGAACAGCCAAAGTCGGTGACTTAGTTCTATGGGAAAAAATATTACCATATGCGGTTGCATTTGAAGTTTCTCAAAATGTCTTACAACAATTGCGAGTTGACTTTGGTGACAGTATTTCCGACGATTCCAATTTGGCCTTATATTATGCACTTGGAGCTGGCACTCAGGTTGGCTTCTTAGGAAGTTTAGCTGGTGCTATGTATCCGGGTGACAATGCTGGATTTGGAAATATAGATGGATTAGGAAATCTAGGTGATGGTGGATTTGGCGGAAATGGTGGTGGATCCAGCGGTGGCGCATATTAA